A DNA window from Arachis duranensis cultivar V14167 chromosome 3, aradu.V14167.gnm2.J7QH, whole genome shotgun sequence contains the following coding sequences:
- the LOC107481678 gene encoding berberine bridge enzyme-like 13 codes for MSHLTIIILLLFLSRTSSDSIQESFVRCLHVNSDKSFPFDASIYTQNNASFTTVLDSSAQNLRFLVPSAPKPSFIFTPNTESHVQAAVICAKKLNIHLRVRSGGHDYEGMSYVSEIETPFMVVDLAKLRAINVDIKSNTAWIQAGATIGEVYYRIYEKSSVHGFPAGLCTSLGVGGHITGGAYGSMMRKFGLGADNVLDARMVDVNGRILDRRSMGEDLFWAIRGGGGGSFGILLWWKIKLVEVPPTVTVFTVPRTLEQGGTKLLHRWQEVAPSIDENLFIRVIIQPSNVGNTTKRTITTAYNALYLGGARKLLEVMQKSFPELGLTAKDCKETSWIKSVMYIAGYPDNTPPQVLLQGKSTFKNYFKAKSDFVRQPIPVAGLRGLWQRMMQEESPLMIWNPYGGKMSEFSESHIPFPHRNGTLFKIQYVTLWQDGKENAGKHIDWLRDLYTYMGAYVSKSPREAYVNYRDLDLGMNSKSRTSFKQASNWGYRYFKGNFKRLVKIKTKVDPGNFFRHEQSIPPLPY; via the coding sequence ATGTCACACTTAACAATAATAATCCTACTCCTATTTTTATCAAGAACAAGTTCAGATTCAATTCAAGAAAGCTTTGTACGCTGCTTACACGTGAATTCGGACAAATCATTCCCATTTGATGCATCAATATACACTCAAAACAATGCATCATTCACAACGGTTCTTGATTCCTCAGCACAGAACCTAAGGTTCTTGGTGCCTTCAGCACCCAAACcttccttcattttcacaccaAACACTGAGTCTCACGTCCAAGCAGCCGTCATCTGCGCCAAGAAGCTTAACATCCACCTCCGAGTGCGAAGCGGCGGCCATGACTACGAAGGCATGTCCTACGTTTCGGAGATCGAAACGCCTTTCATGGTCGTAGACTTGGCCAAGCTTCGCGCCATAAACGTTGACATCAAGAGCAACACGGCTTGGATTCAAGCCGGCGCCACCATCGGCGAAGTTTACTACAGAATTTACGAGAAGAGCTCTGTTCATGGCTTCCCTGCAGGACTCTGCACAAGCTTAGGTGTTGGAGGACACATCACCGGAGGTGCATACGGTTCCATGATGAGAAAATTCGGCCTCGGCGCCGATAACGTCCTCGACGCTCGAATGGTGGACGTTAACGGCAGGATTCTTGACAGAAGATCCATGGGGGAAGATCTGTTTTGGGCCATAAGAGGAGGAGGTGGTGGAAGCTTTGGAATCCTTCTATGGTGGAAGATAAAGCTGGTTGAAGTGCCTCCAACAGTTACGGTTTTCACAGTTCCAAGAACACTTGAACAAGGTGGAACGAAGCTTCTTCATAGGTGGCAGGAAGTAGCACCTTCCATTGATGAAAACCTCTTCATAAGAGTTATAATCCAACCTTCAAATGTGGGCAACACAACGAAAAGAACAATCACAACCGCTTACAATGCTCTCTACCTTGGTGGAGCAAGGAAGCTCCTTGAGGTGATGCAGAAGAGCTTCCCTGAACTGGGATTAACCGCCAAAGATTGCAAGGAAACAAGTTGGATCAAATCTGTTATGTACATTGCAGGGTATCCAGACAACACTCCCCCTCAAGTTCTTCTTCAGGGGAAGTCAACTTTCAAGAATTACTTCAAGGCCAAGTCTGATTTCGTGAGGCAGCCGATCCCGGTGGCCGGCCTCCGCGGCTTGTGGCAGAGGATGATGCAGGAGGAGAGCCCCTTGATGATATGGAACCCATATGGTGGAAAGATGAGTGAGTTCTCAGAGTCTCATATTCCATTCCCTCACAGGAATGGAACACTATTCAAGATTCAGTATGTCACTTTGTGGCAGGATGGAAAGGAGAATGCTGGAAAGCACATTGATTGGTTGAGGGATCTTTACACTTACATGGGTGCTTATGTGTCTAAGTCACCAAGGGAAGCTTATGTGAACTATAGAGATCTTGATTTGGGGATGAATTCCAAGAGCAGAACAAGCTTCAAGCAAGCTAGCAACTGGGGTTATAGGTATTTCAAGGGTAACTTCAAGAGATTGGTTAAGATCAAGACAAAGGTTGATCCTGGTAACTTCTTCAGGCATGAACAGAGTATTCCACCTCTTCCTTACTGA
- the LOC107481679 gene encoding berberine bridge enzyme-like 26 has product MESYSFRPFLSSFLILLSISLTNSIPIQEAFNHCVTLHSQTPNEFPSAVYTPNNASYTSILESTAQNLRYLLPSLPKPEFIFTPFHDSQVQAAVICAKQLGIHMRVRSGGHDYEGLSYVSFIEKPFMILDLVKLREINVDIAQNTAWIQAGATVGEVYYRIAEKSAVHGFPAGLCTTLGIGGHITGGAYGSMMRKYGLGADNVLDARIVDANGRILDRAAMGEDLFWAIRGGGGGSFGVILWWKIKLVPVPETVTVFTVTKSLEQGANKILYRWQEVAPSIDENLFIRVLIQTANGSLPGRRTVTTSYNALFLGSANTLLQVMKQSFPELGLTKNDCVETSWIKSVLYIAGFPSGTAPEVLLQAKSTSKAYFKAKSDFIRQVIPENSLNSLWKIFLQEDGPLMIWNPYGGMMGRIPESATPFPHRQGTLYKIQYVTGWLDGEKSMARHMNWIRRFYYFMAPYASKYPREAYVNYRDLDIGMNHQNTTSFSKASIWGFKYFKNNFLRLVQVKTKVDPSNFFRHEQSIPPFYTKRW; this is encoded by the coding sequence ATGGAGTCTTACTCTTTTAGGCCCTTCTTGTCAAGTTTTCTGATTCTGTTGTCAATTTCACTCACTAACTCAATTCCAATTCAAGAAGCTTTCAACCATTGTGTAACACTCCATTCTCAAACCCCAAATGAATTTCCCAGTGCAGTGTACACTCCTAACAATGCTTCCTACACTTCTATCCTTGAATCCACTGCTCAGAACCTAAGGTACTTGCTACCCTCACTGCCAAAACCAGAATTCATATTCACACCATTCCATGACTCACAAGTCCAAGCTGCAGTGATTTGCGCCAAACAGCTTGGTATTCACATGAGGGTGAGAAGTGGAGGCCATGACTATGAAGGCCTCTCTTATGTTTCTTTCATAGAGAAGCCATTCATGATCCTAGACTTGGTCAAGCTCCGCGAGATCAACGTTGATATCGCGCAGAACACGGCTTGGATTCAAGCCGGTGCCACCGTGGGCGAAGTTTATTACAGAATTGCAGAGAAGAGCGCAGTGCATGGCTTCCCTGCAGGGCTTTGCACAACCCTGGGAATTGGTGGTCACATAACAGGGGGTGCATATGGTTCTATGATGAGAAAGTATGGCCTTGGAGCCGACAATGTCCTCGATGCTCGAATCGTGGATGCCAACGGCAGGATTCTGGACAGAGCAGCCATGGGAGAGGACTTGTTTTGGGCAATCAGAGGTGGTGGTGGAGGCAGCTTTGGAGTTATCCTCTGGTGGAAGATCAAGCTGGTTCCAGTGCCGGAAACCGTGACAGTTTTTACGGTTACCAAGAGCTTAGAACAAGGAGCAAACAAGATTCTGTATAGGTGGCAGGAGGTGGCACCAAGCATTGATGAGAATCTGTTCATCAGAGTTTTGATTCAAACAGCCAACGGAAGCCTTCCGGGGCGCAGAACCGTGACAACTTCTTACAATGCTCTCTTCCTTGGCAGTGCTAACACGCTCCTCCAAGTGATGAAGCAGAGTTTCCCTGAATTGGGATTGACAAAAAATGACTGTGTAGAAACCAGCTGGATCAAATCTGTTCTTTACATTGCTGGATTCCCCAGTGGAACTGCTCCTGAAGTTCTGCTCCAAGCAAAATCAACATCCAAGGCTTACTTCAAAGCAAAATCTGATTTCATCAGGCAAGTCATCCCCGAGAATTCGCTAAACTCGCTATGGAAGATTTTCCTGCAGGAAGATGGGCCTCTCATGATTTGGAATCCCTATGGAGGAATGATGGGGAGGATTCCGGAATCTGCCACGCCTTTCCCTCATAGGCAAGGAACTCTCTACAAGATTCAGTATGTAACTGGATGGCTTGATGGAGAGAAGAGCATGGCAAGGCATATGAACTGGATCAGAAGATTTTACTACTTTATGGCTCCTTATGCTTCAAAATATCCAAGGGAAGCTTATGTTAACTACAGGGATCTTGATATTGGGATGAACCACCAGAATACCACAAGCTTCTCAAAGGCTTCTATTTGGGGATTCAAATATTTCAAGAACAACTTCCTCAGACTAGTACAGGTCAAGACTAAAGTTGATCCATCTAATTTCTTTAGGCATGAACAGAGTATCCCTCCATTCTACACTAAGAGATGGTAg